The window TAATTTCACTGTGGAGAAGTGATGTAGCGGAAGCTACGATAACACAATGAATCCTATTTAGTCTGAAAATACATAGGATCAAAGTCTTCTTGATTCGTTGAGAACTCTCGAGTTCTAGCCGTAACAAGTAAATAAAGGGTTTCAAACCTCTCTTTTATAAAAATACCAATATCAATAATTTCCATACAACTCTAGGCATAGACGACTATTTATATGAAAACCAAATAAccttaaaactattaaaaatcctTAAGATAATTATAACTAACTAAAATAAACACCAGAACAAATATCTCTCTCCATCAAGAAGGCAAAAAAcataactaactaactaacctCATATGCGCTCACGTCAGAGAACAGAACCTGAGAGAAAGGGAAAGGTGAAACGAATGAAGAAGAACGTTTACAGTACAAAATGGTTATTGACTTTAAGAGTTGAAGAAAGAATCTAACCTTGTTTCCAGGGCCAACTTGTTGTCCCACCTCAGAGCCAACAGAGACAACCTACAATATGATTAAAAGCTATAAAAACAGACATGTTAATTAATACGAAAAGTAACATAACACAAAGGAGCAAAGGCTTACTTACCTCTCCGGTTAGGTACCTCTCAAACTTAACAGCTGCTTTAGGTAACAACACTCCACCTGAGGTTGTCTGCATTCACAAAGTAACAACATAATAATCTATATAACTGTTGGCAATTGAATTCATAAAGAAGCTATAAGAGATAGAGACCTGAGCAAGCTCTTCAAGACGAACAAGAACCCTGTCTGCTTGAGGAACAACCttcaaaaaaaaacgaaatgaaTTCAACTTTTCTGATCaaattaaaacagaaaaaaagacTGTACCTTTGTCGGTTCCCATTTGGTGGAAACAGCTTTGACTCTGAGACAACCTCTTCGGCTTCCTGAAGACAAGAAACATGAGGAAACAAACAAATCATTAAAAGGCTGAAGCTTTCCTTAAGTTTCAGATTTGTGTCAAGAGTACCGAGAAGCTTATGGTTAGCTATCGCAGGAGTGTTGGTTTTAACAGGAAAAGCAAAGAAGGGTTTTGGTAGAGAGACGAAAGTGGAAGTAGCCATTTGCTATGCTAGATaaggtttcttttcttttgcagaAGCAGCAGCAACtactctcttcttcctctgttttgACTTCGGCTTAGAG is drawn from Brassica rapa cultivar Chiifu-401-42 chromosome A05, CAAS_Brap_v3.01, whole genome shotgun sequence and contains these coding sequences:
- the LOC103866818 gene encoding 10 kDa chaperonin 2, chloroplastic isoform X1 encodes the protein MATSTFVSLPKPFFAFPVKTNTPAIANHKLLGSRRGCLRVKAVSTKWEPTKVVPQADRVLVRLEELAQTTSGGVLLPKAAVKFERYLTGEVVSVGSEVGQQVGPGNKVRFFLQLLKSITILYCKRSSSFVSPFPFSQVLFSDVSAYEVDLGTGARHCFCKESDLLALVE
- the LOC103866818 gene encoding 10 kDa chaperonin 2, chloroplastic isoform X3 — encoded protein: MATSTFVSLPKPFFAFPVKTNTPAIANHKLLGSRRGCLRVKAVSTKWEPTKVVPQADRVLVRLEELAQTTSGGVLLPKAAVKFERYLTGEVVSVGSEVGQQVGPGNKVLFSDVSAYEVS
- the LOC103866818 gene encoding 10 kDa chaperonin 2, chloroplastic isoform X2; the encoded protein is MATSTFVSLPKPFFAFPVKTNTPAIANHKLLGSRRGCLRVKAVSTKWEPTKVVPQADRVLVRLEELAQTTSGGVLLPKAAVKFERYLTGEVVSVGSEVGQQVGPGNKVLFSDVSAYEVDLGTGARHCFCKESDLLALVE